A window of the Enterobacteriaceae bacterium 4M9 genome harbors these coding sequences:
- a CDS encoding putative transporter translates to MSEIALTISVLALVAVVGLWIGNLRVRGVGLGIGGVLFGGIIVGHFVEQAGLELNGDMLHVLQEFGLILFVYTIGIQVGPGFFSSLRVSGLRLNLFAVLIVVLGALVTALLHKIFAIPLPVVLGIFSGAVTNTPALGAGQQILTDLGTPLAQVDQMGMSYAMAYPFGICGILLTMWLVRLLFRVNVEQEAQQYDSHSGGDTARLHTMNIRVENPNLDQIALQEVPVLSGDSIVCSRLKRDEVLMVPAPGTQLRLGDLLHLVGKESDLHSAQLVIGTAVDTSLSTSGTALKVARVVVTNEQVLGKKIRELHLKKRFDVVVSRLNRAGVELVPGSSASLQFGDILNLVGRPEAIDAVAAELGNAHQKLQQVQMLPVFIGIGLGVLLGSIPLFIPGFPAALRLGLAGGPLIVAIVLGRIGSIGRLYWFMPPGANLALRELGIVLFLAVVGLKSGGEFFTTLIEGSGLSWIGYGILITAIPLLSAALLARLLIRMNYLTLCGMLAGSMTDPPALAFANGLHATSGAAALSYATVYPLVMFLRIITPQLLAVLFWGIG, encoded by the coding sequence TGGCGGTCGTGGGGTTGTGGATAGGGAATCTGCGCGTGCGCGGCGTTGGGCTTGGCATTGGCGGTGTGCTCTTTGGCGGCATCATTGTCGGCCACTTTGTTGAGCAGGCAGGGCTTGAGCTTAACGGTGACATGCTGCACGTGTTGCAGGAGTTTGGGCTGATTCTGTTTGTCTACACTATCGGCATCCAGGTCGGGCCGGGCTTTTTCTCCTCGCTGCGGGTTTCCGGCCTGCGGCTCAATCTCTTTGCCGTGCTGATTGTTGTGCTCGGCGCGCTGGTCACCGCCTTGCTGCATAAAATCTTCGCTATCCCGCTGCCGGTGGTGCTCGGCATCTTCTCCGGCGCGGTGACCAACACCCCCGCACTCGGGGCAGGCCAGCAAATTCTCACCGATCTCGGCACGCCGCTTGCGCAGGTGGACCAGATGGGCATGAGCTACGCGATGGCGTATCCGTTTGGTATCTGCGGCATTCTGCTCACGATGTGGCTGGTGCGCCTGCTGTTTCGCGTTAACGTGGAGCAAGAGGCGCAGCAATACGACAGCCACAGCGGCGGCGATACCGCCCGGCTGCACACCATGAATATCCGCGTGGAAAACCCCAACCTTGACCAGATTGCGCTACAGGAAGTGCCGGTGCTCAGTGGTGACAGCATTGTCTGTTCGCGACTTAAGCGCGATGAGGTGCTGATGGTACCGGCACCTGGCACCCAACTGCGTCTTGGTGATTTGCTGCACCTGGTGGGCAAAGAAAGCGATCTGCACAGCGCGCAATTAGTGATTGGCACCGCGGTGGATACGTCGCTGTCCACCAGCGGCACAGCACTTAAAGTCGCGCGGGTTGTGGTGACGAATGAGCAGGTATTAGGTAAGAAAATCCGCGAACTGCACCTGAAAAAACGTTTTGATGTAGTGGTCTCGCGCCTTAATCGCGCAGGGGTGGAACTGGTGCCAGGCAGCAGCGCCAGCCTGCAGTTTGGCGATATCCTCAACCTGGTGGGACGTCCGGAGGCCATAGACGCCGTGGCCGCTGAACTGGGCAACGCCCATCAGAAGTTGCAGCAGGTGCAGATGCTGCCGGTGTTTATCGGCATTGGCCTGGGTGTGCTGCTGGGCTCCATTCCGCTATTTATTCCGGGCTTTCCGGCGGCGCTGCGCCTGGGGCTGGCCGGTGGGCCGCTTATTGTCGCCATCGTGCTGGGCCGGATTGGCAGTATCGGCAGGCTTTACTGGTTTATGCCGCCGGGTGCTAACCTGGCGCTACGTGAGCTGGGGATTGTGCTGTTTCTGGCGGTGGTCGGGCTTAAATCCGGCGGCGAGTTCTTTACCACGCTTATTGAAGGCAGTGGGCTGAGCTGGATTGGTTACGGCATTCTCATCACCGCAATCCCACTTTTGAGCGCCGCGTTGCTTGCCCGGCTGCTGATACGCATGAACTACCTCACTCTGTGCGGCATGCTGGCTGGTTCAATGACTGACCCGCCCGCGCTTGCTTTTGCAAACGGTTTGCATGCCACCAGCGGTGCGGCGGCGCTGTCTTACGCCACCGTTTATCCGCTGGTGATGTTTTTGCGCATCATTACACCGCAGTTGCTGGCCGTATTGTTCTGGGGTATCGGATGA